In the Phenylobacterium soli genome, CTAGATCGAAATACAGACTAATCGGTGCAGTAGTCATAAGCCCCCCGGTTCATTCCCCGGTTGAGAGCTTGGCGCCTAACCCGGCCTGACGCAAACCCGATGGGTCACAGATGTATATAGGTCCCCCGCGGCTCGTCAAGAACAAAATAGGAACTTCTGCTGCCGGGCACGGCAGCGGGCGAGGGTGCGGCTGCCGCTTCAGGCTGAACCCCAGACTGTCAGAGCGCGGAAAATACGAGCAAGCTCTGATACTTAGAGAGATCGAGCCGAGCCAAGGAGGGCTAGCTCTGTAAAAGCCCGGCGACGCCGAGTTGATCTAAGATGCTGAGTTTCAGGAGAAAATGGCGCGCCCGGAACGATTCGAACGTCCGACCCTCAGATTCGTAGTCTGATGCTCTATCCAGCTGAGCTACGGGCGCGCACCGCCTTGCGGCGAGAGGCGGCTATCTAGCGACCGACGCGGCGGGTTTCAACTGCCGAATTTCGTCCGGTAGGCGGAAGCGACCTCCTGAAGCACCGGATCCCAGGCGCCTGGGCCCGGCTGGCGGAAGAGGCGCAGGCTTGGATACCAGGGGCTGTCGGCGCGGTCCTCGAGCCAGCGCCAGTCGGTGCGGAACCAGGGCAGCAGCACCCAGCAGAGCTTGCCCATGGCGCCGGCCAGGTGGGCGATTGCGGTGTCGACGGTGACCACGAGATCGAGCTGGTCGAGGATCGCCGCGGTGTCGGCGAAGTCGCCGCGGGGCTCGGTGAGGTCGAGGAGCGTCGCGCCTGCGTCGGCGAGGGGCTCGAAGGCGGCCAGGGACGGCAGCGAGCGATGGGCGTCGTTGCCGTGGGTCGGCCGGCCGCGCCAGACGACGCCGACGGCGCCCTGCGGCGCGTAGCCGGCCCATTTGGCGCGGCGGTCGGCGGGCGCGGACAGGTAGGGCGTGGCCGGGACGGTCTCGAGGGTCACGCCCAGGCGACCGGGGATCGAGAGCGGCAGGGTCCAGTGGTCCGGCGTCTCCAGCCTGAGGCGCTCGGCCTGCTCGACGACGGTGACGCCCAGGCTGGCGAAGACGGCCGCGAGCTCGGGCGGGGCGACGAGGGTCACCTCCGCGCCCATCGCCTGCAGGACCGGCGCGAAGCGGGCGAACTGGATCTGGTCGCCGAAGCCCTGCTCGGGCCAGATCAGAAGGCGTTTGCCGGCGACCGTCTCGCCTCGCCATTCGTTTGGCAGGTCGAGCCGGGGCGCGTTCTGGGACGGGATGTCCTTGCGGGCCTCGTAGAGCGGCCAGCCTTCGGGGTAGCGGCCAAGCCCTAGGAGCAGCTGGCCAAGCCCCAGGCGAACCTTCGCATCGTCGGGCGCCACCGCGAGCGCCCGGCGGTATTCGGCCTCCGCCGGCTGCGGCCGATGGGTAAGGTGGAACAGGCGGGCCAGGTGGTAGTGCGCCCAGGAGGCTTCGGGCGCGAGGCCTGCGGCCTTGGTCAGCTCGGCCTCCGAGTTGGCGAACGCGCCGAGCTCCAGCAGGGCCGCGCCGAGGTTGGCGTGCGCCTCGGGGCTCTGCGGCGCGGCGGCGGCGATGGCGCGCCACAGCTCGGCGGCCTCGCTCCAGCGGCCGGCCTGTTGCAGCTCGCCGGCGCGCATGAACTCGCCAAGGATGTTGTCTTGCGTCAGGCGCATGGGCCATGGGTGGCGGCGTGACAGCGGAAGTCAACGACCTCAAGGCCCTCCTGGCGACGGCCGATGTGGCGCGGCGGGCCGGCCGGCTCGCCGAGGCCGAGCGCCTCTATGGCGAGGCGGTCGCGCTTTCGCCTGAGGAGCCCGAGCCGCGGCACCATCTGGCCGGGGTCCTGCGGATGCAGGGGCGCCTGGCCGAGGCGGAGGCGGAGTACCGCCGCGTGCTGGCGCTGGCGCCCGGCGCGGCGGCGAGCGCGCGGGTACTGGCGGTGACCCTGCTCGCCCAGGGCCGCTATGAAGAGGGCTTCCAGCTGCTGGAGGCGCGGCACGTCCTCGACGGGATGCGCAAGCCCGCCCTGCCCTTCGCCGAATGGCGCGGCGAGGAGGTGGCCGGCAAGCGCCTGCTGATCTGGCCCGAACAGGGCTTCGGCGACCAGATCCAGTACGCCCGCTTCGCCGGGGTGCTGAAGGCGCGGGGGGCGGACGTGACCCTGCTCTGCTACCCTGAACTGGTGCGCCTGTTCGAAGGCGCGCTCGGCGTGCGGGCGCTGGCCGCCTCGGGCGCGGTGGAGTTCCCCGATCCCGACTTCTGGGTGATGCAGGGCTCGCTGGCCGCGCGGCTCGGCTGCCGCACGCCCGAGGAGCTCCCGAACGCGCCCTACCTGCGGGCGGTGAGCCCGTGGCCGTCTCTGGGCGAGGGCTTCAAGATGGGGATCAAGCCGTACGGCAACCCCGGGCATTCCAACGACCGCAACCGCTCCCTGGGGGCCGCCGAGGCCGAGCGGCTGAAGGGACTGCCGGCGCGGGTGATCGACCTCGACCCCGCGGCGACCGGCGCCAAGGACTTCGCCGACACGGCGGCGATCCTCGATCAGCTCGACCTCGTGATCTGCGTCGACACCTCGGTGGCGCACCTGGCCGGCGCCATGGGCAAGCCCTGCTGGGTGCTGCTGCCGGCGGTGGACACCGACTGGCGCTGGCTGCTCGAGCGCAGCGACTCGCCCTGGTACCCGTCGATCCGCCTCTTCCGGCAGCAGGCAGGCGAGGACTGGCGCGCGGTGCTGGACCGGGTGGAGGCGGCGTTCGCGGCCTACGTCAGGTCGCGCCAGCAGGGGACGTCCGAGCCCGGCCAGGGCCTCGCCTCGTAGGCGGCGCGGGCGACGGCGCGGGCCAGGGTGTCGGCGGCGAGCGCGCCGAGACGGGCGAGCGTCAGGTCCTTCGCCTCCGGACAGGGCTGGCGGGCGGTGGAGAGGGCGAAGACCACGTCGCCGTCGAAGGGCGCGTGGATCGGGCGGATGGCGCGCGAGAGCCCGTCCTGGGCCATCACCGCCAGCCGCTTGGCCTGGGCCGGCGTCAGGGCCACGTCGGTGGCGACACAGGCGATGGTGGTGTTGCGCGTCGAGGCCTGGCCCTTGGCGAGGCCCCAGTGGTCGGCGGGCCCGCGAAGGCCCGCGGCGCCGAGGCCGCCGAACTCCTCGCCGATCTCGTAGGGGGCGGCCCAGAAGGTCCGGCCGCCGGGGGCGACCACCGAGCCCCAGGAATTGACCGCCACGATGGCCCCGACCGTGAAGCCATCCGCCGCGACGATCGAGGCCGAGCCGAGGCCGCCCTTCAGCGATCCCGCCATGGCGCCGTAGCCGGCGCCGGCCGTGCCGAGCTGGAAATCGGCGCCGGCCCTGGCGACCGCCGCCGCGCCGAGCGCACGATAGGGCGGCGCCTCGCCCCAGGCCTTGTCGCCGCCGTTGGCCATGTCGAAGAGGATCGCCGCCGGCACAACCGGCGAGGGCGGGATCCCGGCCACCAGGCCGTAGCCGCGGCCGCGCGCGCCGAGCCAGGCGACGACGCCGTCCGCGCTGGCCAGGCCATAGACAGAGCCGCCGGAGAGCACGACGGCGTCCACGGCCTCCACCAGGTTCTCGGGGGCAAGGGCGTCGGTCTCGCGCGTGCCAGGCGCGCCGCCGCGGACGTCGACCGCGCAGACCGCGCGGTCCTGCGGCAGTATGACGGTGACGCCGGTGCGGACGCGGGCGTCCTCGGCCTGGCCCACGCCCAGGCCGGGAACATCGGTGATCAGATTGCGGGCGCCGGGCGACGCGCCCCCTTCGGATCGTTCCATTCTTCAGGACCTCGCACGCCGCGAGGTTTGTTGTCCACGCGCGCACACCTTAAAGGTGACGCTTCCTCAAGTTCGGAGCTGCTTGAACGTGTCCTCGTACCGCCGCCTCCTGCCGTTCGCCCTCGCCGGCCTGCTCGCCGCCTGCGCCACCTCGCCGGCGCCGCAGACCCCGATCGCCGCGGCGCCCGCCCCGACGGCTGCAAGTCAGGAGGGCCTCGCCCCCCACGCCATGGTCGCGGCGGCCAATCCGATGGCCGTGGAGGCCGGGCTGAAGGTGCTGAAGGCCGGCGGCTCGGCGGTGGACGCGGCGGTGGCCGTGCAGGCCGTGCTGGGCCTGGTGGAGCCGCAGAGCTCGGGCCTCGGCGGCGGCTCGTTCATGGTCTTCTACGACGCCGGAACGAAGAAGGTGACCGCCTACAACGGCCGTGAAACCGCGCCGGCCGGGGCGACCCCAGACATGTTCCTGACGCCCGACGGGCGCCCCATGGACCGCGGAGCCGCGATGACCTCCGGCCGCTCGGCCGGCGTGCCCGGCGCCATCGCCATGCTGTCCCTGGCCCAAAAGGAGCACGGCAAGCTGCCGTGGAGCCAACTGTTCGGCGAGGCCGAGCGGCTGGCCGATCAGGGCTTCCCGGTTCCCGGGCGGATGGCGATGTCGGCCGCCTCGCCCTACCCGCAGGCGAAGACGCCGGACGCGGTGGCCTACTTCACCAAGCCTGACGGGACCAAGGTGAAGCAGGGCGACATCATGCGAAACCCGGCCTACGCCGCGACCGTGCGCAAGCTGGCGGCCGAAGGGCCGAAAGCGCTGCTGGAGGGGCCGATCGCCGAACAGATCGTCGCCAAGCTGCACGAAGGGCCGGTTCCGGGGAGCATGACCCTCGAAGATCTGAAGTCCTATAAGCCGGAGGAGAGCGAGGCGCTCTGCCGTCCCTACCGGGTCTATGTGGTCTGTCTGCCGCCGGCGCCCTCGGGCGGGCCGGCGGTGCTCGAGGCGCTCGGCATCCTCTCGCACACCGACATCGGCAACCACGGGCCCGACGATGCGCAGGGCTGGTACCTGTTCACCCAGGCGAGCCGGCTGATGTACGCCGATCGCGACCGCTACATCGGCGACCCCGATTTCGTTCAGGTGCCGACCGCGGGCCTGCTCGACCCGGCCTACACCGCCGAGCGCGCCGCCCTGATCGGTCCGATGGCCGGTCCGCCGCCCGCGCCGGGCAAGCCGAAGGGCGCGCCGAACTTCGGCCCCGACCACACCCAGGAGCCCGGCGGCACGACCCACTTCGTCATCGTCGACGCCGACGGCAACGCGGTCTCCATGACCACCACGGTCGAGAGCATCTTCGGCGACGGGCGGATGGTCGGCGGCTTCTTCCTGAACAACCAGCTGACCGACTTCTCCTTCTCGCCCACCCAGGCCGACGGCACGCCGGCCGCCAACGCCGTGGCGCCGCGCAAGCGGCCGCGCTCGGCGATGAGCCCGGCCATCGTGCTCGACCGGCAAGGGCGGTTCGTGGCCGCCGTGGGCTCGCCCGGCGGACCCGCGATCGTCGCCTACACCCTGAAGGCCCTGGTCGGGGTGATCGACTGGAACCTGCCCATGCAGCAGGCCATCAGCCTGCCCAACGTGATCGCCTCCGGCTCGATCTACGCGAGCGAGGTGGACAAGATGCCGCCGGCCGTCACCGAGGGGCTCGCCGCCAAGGGCGTCAAGCTGACCTCCGGCTTCGGCGCCGAGGGCTCGGGCCTGCACGGCATCATGCGCACGCCCAAGGGGCTGGCCGGCGCGGCCGATCCCCGCCGCGAGGGCGTGGCGCGCGGCTTCTAGTCGGTCGCCGACGCGCCGAGGAAGTTGTCGAGCTCGGAGCGCAGGCGGCTCGCCTGGTCGGCCACCTCGCGGGCGGCGTCGAACATGTTCTGGGCGGCGTTGTCCGCCTCGCCGATGGCCGCGGCCACCTGGCTGATGCCGC is a window encoding:
- the ggt gene encoding gamma-glutamyltransferase; protein product: MSSYRRLLPFALAGLLAACATSPAPQTPIAAAPAPTAASQEGLAPHAMVAAANPMAVEAGLKVLKAGGSAVDAAVAVQAVLGLVEPQSSGLGGGSFMVFYDAGTKKVTAYNGRETAPAGATPDMFLTPDGRPMDRGAAMTSGRSAGVPGAIAMLSLAQKEHGKLPWSQLFGEAERLADQGFPVPGRMAMSAASPYPQAKTPDAVAYFTKPDGTKVKQGDIMRNPAYAATVRKLAAEGPKALLEGPIAEQIVAKLHEGPVPGSMTLEDLKSYKPEESEALCRPYRVYVVCLPPAPSGGPAVLEALGILSHTDIGNHGPDDAQGWYLFTQASRLMYADRDRYIGDPDFVQVPTAGLLDPAYTAERAALIGPMAGPPPAPGKPKGAPNFGPDHTQEPGGTTHFVIVDADGNAVSMTTTVESIFGDGRMVGGFFLNNQLTDFSFSPTQADGTPAANAVAPRKRPRSAMSPAIVLDRQGRFVAAVGSPGGPAIVAYTLKALVGVIDWNLPMQQAISLPNVIASGSIYASEVDKMPPAVTEGLAAKGVKLTSGFGAEGSGLHGIMRTPKGLAGAADPRREGVARGF
- a CDS encoding tetratricopeptide repeat protein, which codes for MRLTQDNILGEFMRAGELQQAGRWSEAAELWRAIAAAAPQSPEAHANLGAALLELGAFANSEAELTKAAGLAPEASWAHYHLARLFHLTHRPQPAEAEYRRALAVAPDDAKVRLGLGQLLLGLGRYPEGWPLYEARKDIPSQNAPRLDLPNEWRGETVAGKRLLIWPEQGFGDQIQFARFAPVLQAMGAEVTLVAPPELAAVFASLGVTVVEQAERLRLETPDHWTLPLSIPGRLGVTLETVPATPYLSAPADRRAKWAGYAPQGAVGVVWRGRPTHGNDAHRSLPSLAAFEPLADAGATLLDLTEPRGDFADTAAILDQLDLVVTVDTAIAHLAGAMGKLCWVLLPWFRTDWRWLEDRADSPWYPSLRLFRQPGPGAWDPVLQEVASAYRTKFGS
- a CDS encoding P1 family peptidase encodes the protein MERSEGGASPGARNLITDVPGLGVGQAEDARVRTGVTVILPQDRAVCAVDVRGGAPGTRETDALAPENLVEAVDAVVLSGGSVYGLASADGVVAWLGARGRGYGLVAGIPPSPVVPAAILFDMANGGDKAWGEAPPYRALGAAAVARAGADFQLGTAGAGYGAMAGSLKGGLGSASIVAADGFTVGAIVAVNSWGSVVAPGGRTFWAAPYEIGEEFGGLGAAGLRGPADHWGLAKGQASTRNTTIACVATDVALTPAQAKRLAVMAQDGLSRAIRPIHAPFDGDVVFALSTARQPCPEAKDLTLARLGALAADTLARAVARAAYEARPWPGSDVPCWRDLT
- a CDS encoding tetratricopeptide repeat protein, with the protein product MTAEVNDLKALLATADVARRAGRLAEAERLYGEAVALSPEEPEPRHHLAGVLRMQGRLAEAEAEYRRVLALAPGAAASARVLAVTLLAQGRYEEGFQLLEARHVLDGMRKPALPFAEWRGEEVAGKRLLIWPEQGFGDQIQYARFAGVLKARGADVTLLCYPELVRLFEGALGVRALAASGAVEFPDPDFWVMQGSLAARLGCRTPEELPNAPYLRAVSPWPSLGEGFKMGIKPYGNPGHSNDRNRSLGAAEAERLKGLPARVIDLDPAATGAKDFADTAAILDQLDLVICVDTSVAHLAGAMGKPCWVLLPAVDTDWRWLLERSDSPWYPSIRLFRQQAGEDWRAVLDRVEAAFAAYVRSRQQGTSEPGQGLAS